TCTTTCAAAAAAGAGGGTAACCCGAGATCAAAGGTCAAAGTTAACTGGGTATGGTTAAAAATCTTTAGTGCAGGAGTTAATATTACTCTACCCCTCCTAATTACATTCGTATCAACCTCTTCTACCAACCCAGGATATCCGGAAGTTAGTACGAAAACCTCATGGCCCAGCCTTTGAAGATATTTCTTCAAATTATAGATATGTTCACCCACACCTCCGGGGAATGGTAAATATGCATCACTTACCTGCAAAACCTTCATCGCTTCAATATCAGAGAAATAAAATAAAAAACTGCAGAAGTTACAACTACAGCAGCGCCTACAGGTACATCGATTATAAGGGATAAAATAAAACCAATAAAGGAACTCAGTATACCGAAGATGACAGAAATAACGATCATCTGATTAAAATGTTTTGAAATTCTCTGAGACAGAGAAGGAGGAATAATCATAAGTCCGTAAACAACAAGCGCACCCACTGACTTCATACTCAGAACCACTGAAAGAGCCGTAAACAAGAAGAAGTAAAGCCTGAACCTGCTGACATTTATGCCAGAGGCTAAGGAAAGTTCATTAGAGAAAACTATTTGAAATAAAATACGATGGTAATATATGACAAAAAAGAGGTAAAGAAGAAAAGCTGCCGCAAGGAGAATTAAGTCAACCGAATTAGCCATCAACGGACTACCAAAGAGATACGACATGGCATCAGATGCATAAGTTCTCGTGAGCCCAAAAAACAAAATAGCTAACGCCATAAAGAAAGAAAAGAGTATACTGAGGGTCTGTTCATATTTTCCTTCTCTTTTTTCACTTAAATACCAAAGGAAATAGGCGGAAATAACGGTAATCAAAAAGGCACCAAGAATCGGGTCAAAACGAAGCAGATATCCAAGGGCAACTCCCGCAAAAGCAATGTGGGCAAAGCCAGCCGCAAGAAAAGAGGTATCAGAAAGAACTGATATAGAACCAGCGAGGGGGAGAAACCCTCCAGCAATTAAAGTCGCTACAAAAGCCCGCTGTATGACAGAAAGTTTAAGCATTTCTATCATGGTGAACATCCCTTACGTTAACGAACCTCAAACCATCTTTCGTAACAACGTCGACTTTAGTTTGATAAACTTCTGATAAAACCTCCGGTTTTATCACATCCTCAAAAGAACCTGCAAAGTATTTTCCATAGCCCATCAAAATAAATTTTGTTGCAACTTCAAGATATGGGTTCACGTCGTGAGTGATAACTATAACAGGAATTTGAAAATTCTTGTGTGTTTTTACAATCACCTCATTAACTTGAATTTCACTCGCGATATCCACTCCTGCAGTCGGCTCATCAAGAAGTAATGCTTTTGGAGGCCCCATTAAAGCTCTCGCAATCAACCCCCGCTTCTGTTGTCCCCCGGATAAGTGAGCAAAAGGTTTATCTTTATGCTCTAATAACCCTACTCTTTTTAAATTTTCTATAGCCTGTTCCTTATATTCTTTAGGGATTTTCTGTAAAGGCTCTAATAGAGGATAACAGCCAGAGATTACGACATCATACAAGGTAGCAGGAAAATCTCTGTTAACGTTATAAAACTGAGGCACATAACCTATCATTTTTTTGTGAGGACAAACACCCGTTACAGGACAGCCAAAAATATAAGTTTCCCCTTTAAGAGGCCTCAAAATTCCAAGCATTGTCTTAGCAAGAGTGGTTTTCCCCGCACCGTTTGGGCCAAAAATAATTACAAAATCGTCCTTTTCGATGGTAAAAGTAATGTCTTCTGCAACTTCATGGTCCGGATACCCGATAGTAACCTTGTAAAAGATTATTTCCGGCATTCTAAACCCTTTTTAATTAAAAGTGCCTGTTCTTTTAAACTGATGAGGAAATCACCATCAAACAATGGATTAAGGAGGATAAAACAAGCACCAGATTCTTTTGCGAGGTTTTCACAAATCTGTGATGGCATATTGTTTTCTGCAATTATGAGACGAATATTCTCGGCCTTTATCCTTTGAACCCACCTTGCGAAATCACCAGCTGAAACTTCCTTTTCACCGTGGTGAACAAGGGCGCCAGCAACTTTTAAACCGAGAGGCTCGAGGAAATTGTTCCACGAGGGGTGGTACAATAGTATTTTTGTTCCAGAGTAAACCTTGAAGGAATCTTTAAGCTCTCTCACAAGTGAATTATACCGGACAAGAAATTGTTCAAGATTTTTTCTGAAGATAATAGTATCTTGAGGAAAAGTTTTCTCCAGTCTCTGCTCAATAATTTTCGCACACTCAGGAACAAGTGTGAAGTCTAACCAAATATGGGGATTAGTTACCTTAATATTTTCTCTTATGAGTTCATCATAGAGCCTAAGACAATTTTTATGCTTTTCGCATATTCTTTTACCCCACCCTTCAATATGCCCCCCAACCTCAATATGAAGGTCTGAAGTAATAGCGGTTTTTAAATCTGAAGGCCTAATCTCGTAAGTATGAGGATTTTGAGTTTGATTCAATATAGAAACCACTTTGTACTGTTTACCTGCCAAATAGCTAACCATCGAGGCAAGAGGTGGAATTGAAACCGAGATAGTTCTTGTAAAAACTAACAGAAAAAGAAATAACATTATCAACACTCCTGTTTGTTTTAATTTTAAAGCCTACGAGACGTTTTGTGTGTTGATTTAAGCAGTAAGAAGACACACAAAACCAAACCTGCCTTTCTTTCGATGCAAAGCCCTAAAGTTCGTAAATAACCCTCTTCTATTGTACTAACGAAATAACGGCAAAAAACCGAATCCAAACAAAGAAATTTTTCAGTTCCCTTGAAGCAAAAAGCTCAAAGCTCCAATGCAAATAAACAATTTCATCGAAAATTTGAGCAATATTAAGCCCTTGACATTTCAGCAAATCCATGGTATACTTAAACCAGAGTGTGGGGGTGGTAAAGTGAAATGTAAATTTACTATTATACTTATCACTTCCATAATTTCGATATTACATGCAAAAGGTTACCCCATCGCATGGGGGTACATTTACCACTACATTGATGGGCAGTTAGTTCCGGTCTCCGGCGCAAAGCCCTTGATTTTAGAAGGTATTCCACCTACAGCGCCATGTACACTTTCTAATCAAGAAGGTTTATATAAGTGTGATGATTGCGATGATGCTGGAATTTGTGAGCCAGGATATTACACCATTTGTGCATATAAGCAGATTGGAGATACAATCTTCTGGGGTGGAAAAGTTTTTTTCTGGCACAATATAGGATATGAGCGGGTTGATATCGTACTAAATATGACTTACCCACCGTATTCTCCCTGCGCTTCGATAAACCAACCTTATGACTTTGAAGGCGATGTATTATCTTCTCCACCGAACCTCAATTTCAACGCTAATAAAGAGAATTTCGTCAATTTCTATCCCTTATGTAATTGGTCTGATTCGGGATTTAGTGTATTTGACGTTAAGTTCTTTTCAATCAATAACAGAAATTTCATAGCTCTAACTGGGCACTACACCTCTCCGCAACAGTTTAGATTTAGAATAATCGAATATTTTCCAGAAACCCAAAACTTATCACTGAAACTTGACCTAAACTTGCCATGGACAACCCGCATCTTTGCAGACCCTCCCTTTGTTTACGTAGGCATGAGGGAATATGGCATAAAAGTTGTAAACTTCAGTAACCCAGAATCTCCAGAAACCCTTACTATTTCAGGTATAAGAGCCCACGACATCTGCGGTGATGAAGACTACCTTTATGTGGCTTCAGGAACGGGGCTTGCTGTTATTAATAAATTCGACTTTAGTGTCGCTTACACCTGGAATGATAGTGGGGATCGCAATTATACCATTGCTTACAATCCTGCTACTCAAAAAGTTTACCTCAGTCACAGGTACTCAATGGTAAGAATCTTTGATGCTTCAAATCCTCCAGACCTCATAGTGCTGGATTCCATTAGCGTCTCAGGAGACTATTTTGACGTTGGCGTGTGGAATCACGATACATTATTCGTTATAAGAACTCCCTTGAGAGGTTTTTCCCTCTTCAAAGAGGATGTTACAAATTGTGGTTCTTACGAGCATGACTATGGTATGGTCTTTCCATATGCAGGAATAGCCAGATCACCTTTCCTCTACGTATGCTGGGAGGTCCAGGGAATACATAAATACCTCTTTAGTGCGGGGGAGTTTCAACTTACAGGTTACTTCCAGCCGGACACCTCATGGTATGGAGCCGTAGAAAGCTGTGATATCATTGATGACTCCACTATTGTAATTGGTGCCAATGATAGAGGTGTTTATTTACTAAAAGAAAGAACAGTAGGTACAGAAGAATGTATTCCATGCAAAAAGACTACAATTAATGCTCTCTATACAAGGGGGAAGTTAAAATTCAACATTCCCTCCCAGGAACCTCTTCCCGTACGTGTCGAGATTTTCACGATAGACGGAAAAAGGATTTATTCTAAGGCCATCAAACAACCGGGGTTACAAGAGATTGATGTTAAATTACCCTCTGGAGTATATCTTATGGTTTTGAATGGGAAAAGGAGATACACAGCTAAATTTGTGTCTGTGGATTAATTCACAATCTTCTATCTCTGAAATCCCCCCTCCTGCACAAAGCGTGTGATTTACTTCTTTACTTTAAACCAAGTCGTTTAGAATTAAACGGCTGCACTAAAGTAGANNNNNNNNNNAAAAGGAGGGCATATGGATAAAGTTGCAATTGTAGACATGGCCATCGAAAATGAGAAGAGTGCTATTTTTACTTACCTCGAAATAGCAAGGAAAACAAAAGATACAAGTGGAAAAAACATGTTCATTACCCTCGCAGGGGAAGAGGTTAAACACCTTGTGTCTCTCATGGAAGTCAAGGAGCTATTTAACAAAAAGGTTCACATAAAGACCCTTGAAGTTCCAAAATCGGAAATTGAAAAGCTTTTACCCGACATTAAAGCCAGAGAAAAGAAAAAGCATGGCAAATCAGAACTGAACGAGCTTGATGCCCTCGAAATCGCTTTAGAACATGAAAAGAAATCAATGGAATTTTACGAAACTAATTACCAGACGGTAGACGATGAATCACTCAAAGATCTGCTCAAAAAATTTTACGAGACTGAAAAGGCTCACTACGAACTTATTATGGCTCAA
Above is a genomic segment from bacterium containing:
- a CDS encoding metal ABC transporter permease codes for the protein MIEMLKLSVIQRAFVATLIAGGFLPLAGSISVLSDTSFLAAGFAHIAFAGVALGYLLRFDPILGAFLITVISAYFLWYLSEKREGKYEQTLSILFSFFMALAILFFGLTRTYASDAMSYLFGSPLMANSVDLILLAAAFLLYLFFVIYYHRILFQIVFSNELSLASGINVSRFRLYFFLFTALSVVLSMKSVGALVVYGLMIIPPSLSQRISKHFNQMIVISVIFGILSSFIGFILSLIIDVPVGAAVVVTSAVFYFISLILKR
- a CDS encoding metal ABC transporter ATP-binding protein, coding for MPEIIFYKVTIGYPDHEVAEDITFTIEKDDFVIIFGPNGAGKTTLAKTMLGILRPLKGETYIFGCPVTGVCPHKKMIGYVPQFYNVNRDFPATLYDVVISGCYPLLEPLQKIPKEYKEQAIENLKRVGLLEHKDKPFAHLSGGQQKRGLIARALMGPPKALLLDEPTAGVDIASEIQVNEVIVKTHKNFQIPVIVITHDVNPYLEVATKFILMGYGKYFAGSFEDVIKPEVLSEVYQTKVDVVTKDGLRFVNVRDVHHDRNA
- a CDS encoding metal ABC transporter substrate-binding protein, with the protein product MLFLFLLVFTRTISVSIPPLASMVSYLAGKQYKVVSILNQTQNPHTYEIRPSDLKTAITSDLHIEVGGHIEGWGKRICEKHKNCLRLYDELIRENIKVTNPHIWLDFTLVPECAKIIEQRLEKTFPQDTIIFRKNLEQFLVRYNSLVRELKDSFKVYSGTKILLYHPSWNNFLEPLGLKVAGALVHHGEKEVSAGDFARWVQRIKAENIRLIIAENNMPSQICENLAKESGACFILLNPLFDGDFLISLKEQALLIKKGLECRK
- a CDS encoding T9SS type A sorting domain-containing protein, translated to MKCKFTIILITSIISILHAKGYPIAWGYIYHYIDGQLVPVSGAKPLILEGIPPTAPCTLSNQEGLYKCDDCDDAGICEPGYYTICAYKQIGDTIFWGGKVFFWHNIGYERVDIVLNMTYPPYSPCASINQPYDFEGDVLSSPPNLNFNANKENFVNFYPLCNWSDSGFSVFDVKFFSINNRNFIALTGHYTSPQQFRFRIIEYFPETQNLSLKLDLNLPWTTRIFADPPFVYVGMREYGIKVVNFSNPESPETLTISGIRAHDICGDEDYLYVASGTGLAVINKFDFSVAYTWNDSGDRNYTIAYNPATQKVYLSHRYSMVRIFDASNPPDLIVLDSISVSGDYFDVGVWNHDTLFVIRTPLRGFSLFKEDVTNCGSYEHDYGMVFPYAGIARSPFLYVCWEVQGIHKYLFSAGEFQLTGYFQPDTSWYGAVESCDIIDDSTIVIGANDRGVYLLKERTVGTEECIPCKKTTINALYTRGKLKFNIPSQEPLPVRVEIFTIDGKRIYSKAIKQPGLQEIDVKLPSGVYLMVLNGKRRYTAKFVSVD
- a CDS encoding ferritin family protein; the encoded protein is KGGHMDKVAIVDMAIENEKSAIFTYLEIARKTKDTSGKNMFITLAGEEVKHLVSLMEVKELFNKKVHIKTLEVPKSEIEKLLPDIKAREKKKHGKSELNELDALEIALEHEKKSMEFYETNYQTVDDESLKDLLKKFYETEKAHYELIMAQIDYIKGTGFWFDIPEFSME